A single window of Oxyura jamaicensis isolate SHBP4307 breed ruddy duck chromosome 3, BPBGC_Ojam_1.0, whole genome shotgun sequence DNA harbors:
- the PHF10 gene encoding PHD finger protein 10 isoform X1, with protein sequence MAAVLSPRLCDSDPATPGAQSLKDDTEENSNDGSQPSKRRRMGSGDSSRSCETSSQDLGYSYFPAENLIEYKWPPDETGEYYMLQEQVSEYLGVTSFKRKYPDLERRDLSHKEKLYLRELNVITETQCTLGLTALRSDEVIDLMIKEYPAKHAEYSVILQEKERQRITDHYKEYSQMQQQNTQKVEASKVPEYIKKAAKKAAEFNSNLNRERMEERRAYFDLQTHIIQVPQGKYKVLPTERTKVSPYPVALIPGQFQEYYKRYSPDELRYLPLNTALYEPPLDPELPALDSDGDSDDAEEGRGDEKRKTKGNSPKVIPNAICGICLKGKESNKKGKAEALIHCSQCDNSGHPSCLDMTPELVAMIKTYPWQCMECKTCIICGQPHHEEEMMFCDVCDRGYHTFCVGLDAIPSGRWICDCCQKDSPVPRRGGRRGKNSKEG encoded by the exons ATGGCGGCCGTCCTGTCCCCGCGCCTCTGCGACAGCGACCCGGCCACGCCCGGCGCACAGTCCCTCAAG gatgacacagaagaaaattccAATGATGGCAGCCAGCCATCCAAAAGACGACGTATGGGCTCAGGAGACAGTTCTCGGAGCTGTGAAACTTCTAGTCAAGATCTTGG ATACAGCtattttcctgctgaaaactTGATAGAGTACAAGTGGCCACCGGATGAAACAGGGGAATACTATATGCTTCAGGAGCAAGTCAGTGAATATTTGGGTGtaacttcatttaaaagaaaatatccag ATTTAGAAAGACGAGATCTATCTCACAAGGAGAAACTCTACCTCAGAGAACTAAATGTTATCACAGAGACTCAGTGCACGTTAG GTCTAACGGCTTTGCGTAGTGATGAAGTAATTGATCTTATGATTAAAGAATACCCTGCCAAACATGCTGAGTATTCTGTTATACTGCAAGAGAAAGAACGTCAGCGAATAACAGATCATTATAAAGAGTACTCT caaatgcAGCAACAGAACACACAGAAAGTAGAAGCCAGTAAAGTTccagaatatataaaaaaagctGCCAAGAAGGCTGCAGAATTCAACAGTAATTTAAACCGAGAGCgaatggaagaaagaagagccTATTTTGATTTACAAACACAT ATTATCCAGGTGCCTCAAGGAAAATACAAAGTGTTACCTACAGAGAGAACAAAGGTTAGTCCTTATCCAGTGGCTCTCATACCCGGCCAGTTCCAGGAGTACtacaaaag ATATTCTCCGGATGAACTTCGTTACTTGCCATTAAACACAGCTCTTTACGAACCCCCTTTGGATCCAGAACTGCCTGCATTAGACAGTGATGGGGATTCAGATGATGCAGAGGAAGGGCGAGGTGATGAGAAACGGAAAACCAAAGGCAACTCG CCAAAGGTCATTCCAAATGCTATATGTGGAATTTGTCTGAAGGGTAAGGAGTccaacaagaaaggaaaagctgaagctCTTATACATTGCTCCCAGTGTGACAACAGTG GCCACCCTTCTTGCCTTGATATGACCCCGGAGCTTGTTGCTATGATTAAGACTTATCCTTGGCAATGTATGGAGTGTAAAACATGCATTATATGTGGGCAgcctcaccatgaagaagaaatgatgtTCTGTGATGTATGTGACCGTGGTTATCACACTTTTTGTGTGGGGCTTGACGCTATCCCCTCAG gTCGCTGGATTTGTGATTGTTGTCAGAAAGACTCTCCCGTAcccagaagaggaggaagaagggggaaaaacagcaaGGAGGGCTAA
- the PHF10 gene encoding PHD finger protein 10 isoform X3 has product MAAVLSPRLCDSDPATPGAQSLKDDTEENSNDGSQPSKRRRMGSGDSSRSCETSSQDLGYSYFPAENLIEYKWPPDETGEYYMLQEQVSEYLGVTSFKRKYPDLERRDLSHKEKLYLRELNVITETQCTLGLTALRSDEVIDLMIKEYPAKHAEYSVILQEKERQRITDHYKEYSQMQQQNTQKVEASKVPEYIKKAAKKAAEFNSNLNRERMEERRAYFDLQTHIIQVPQGKYKVLPTERTKVSPYPVALIPGQFQEYYKRYSPDELRYLPLNTALYEPPLDPELPALDSDGDSDDAEEGRGDEKRKTKGNSDNSSGNVSEGDCATDNQEDSFQGRQKTRDKSSTPRKDGSKRSVLSKSVPGYKPKVIPNAICGICLKGKESNKKGKAEALIHCSQCDNSGHPSCLDMTPELVAMIKTYPWQCMECKTCIICGQPHHEEEMMFCDVCDRGYHTFCVGLDAIPSGRWICDCCQKDSPVPRRGGRRGKNSKEG; this is encoded by the exons ATGGCGGCCGTCCTGTCCCCGCGCCTCTGCGACAGCGACCCGGCCACGCCCGGCGCACAGTCCCTCAAG gatgacacagaagaaaattccAATGATGGCAGCCAGCCATCCAAAAGACGACGTATGGGCTCAGGAGACAGTTCTCGGAGCTGTGAAACTTCTAGTCAAGATCTTGG ATACAGCtattttcctgctgaaaactTGATAGAGTACAAGTGGCCACCGGATGAAACAGGGGAATACTATATGCTTCAGGAGCAAGTCAGTGAATATTTGGGTGtaacttcatttaaaagaaaatatccag ATTTAGAAAGACGAGATCTATCTCACAAGGAGAAACTCTACCTCAGAGAACTAAATGTTATCACAGAGACTCAGTGCACGTTAG GTCTAACGGCTTTGCGTAGTGATGAAGTAATTGATCTTATGATTAAAGAATACCCTGCCAAACATGCTGAGTATTCTGTTATACTGCAAGAGAAAGAACGTCAGCGAATAACAGATCATTATAAAGAGTACTCT caaatgcAGCAACAGAACACACAGAAAGTAGAAGCCAGTAAAGTTccagaatatataaaaaaagctGCCAAGAAGGCTGCAGAATTCAACAGTAATTTAAACCGAGAGCgaatggaagaaagaagagccTATTTTGATTTACAAACACAT ATTATCCAGGTGCCTCAAGGAAAATACAAAGTGTTACCTACAGAGAGAACAAAGGTTAGTCCTTATCCAGTGGCTCTCATACCCGGCCAGTTCCAGGAGTACtacaaaag ATATTCTCCGGATGAACTTCGTTACTTGCCATTAAACACAGCTCTTTACGAACCCCCTTTGGATCCAGAACTGCCTGCATTAGACAGTGATGGGGATTCAGATGATGCAGAGGAAGGGCGAGGTGATGAGAAACGGAAAACCAAAGGCAACTCG GACAATTCGTCTGGCAATGTATCTGAAGGTGATTGCGCCACAGACAACCAGGAGGATTCTTTTCagggaagacaaaaaacaaGAGACAAAAGTTCTACTCCAAGAAAAGATGGTTCCAAACGTTCTGTATTATCCAAATCAGTTCCTGGGTACaag CCAAAGGTCATTCCAAATGCTATATGTGGAATTTGTCTGAAGGGTAAGGAGTccaacaagaaaggaaaagctgaagctCTTATACATTGCTCCCAGTGTGACAACAGTG GCCACCCTTCTTGCCTTGATATGACCCCGGAGCTTGTTGCTATGATTAAGACTTATCCTTGGCAATGTATGGAGTGTAAAACATGCATTATATGTGGGCAgcctcaccatgaagaagaaatgatgtTCTGTGATGTATGTGACCGTGGTTATCACACTTTTTGTGTGGGGCTTGACGCTATCCCCTCAG gTCGCTGGATTTGTGATTGTTGTCAGAAAGACTCTCCCGTAcccagaagaggaggaagaagggggaaaaacagcaaGGAGGGCTAA
- the PHF10 gene encoding PHD finger protein 10 isoform X4 yields the protein MAAVLSPRLCDSDPATPGAQSLKDDTEENSNDGSQPSKRRRMGSGDSSRSCETSSQDLGYSYFPAENLIEYKWPPDETGEYYMLQEQVSEYLGVTSFKRKYPERRDLSHKEKLYLRELNVITETQCTLGLTALRSDEVIDLMIKEYPAKHAEYSVILQEKERQRITDHYKEYSQMQQQNTQKVEASKVPEYIKKAAKKAAEFNSNLNRERMEERRAYFDLQTHIIQVPQGKYKVLPTERTKVSPYPVALIPGQFQEYYKRYSPDELRYLPLNTALYEPPLDPELPALDSDGDSDDAEEGRGDEKRKTKGNSDNSSGNVSEGDCATDNQEDSFQGRQKTRDKSSTPRKDGSKRSVLSKSVPGYKPKVIPNAICGICLKGKESNKKGKAEALIHCSQCDNSGHPSCLDMTPELVAMIKTYPWQCMECKTCIICGQPHHEEEMMFCDVCDRGYHTFCVGLDAIPSGRWICDCCQKDSPVPRRGGRRGKNSKEG from the exons ATGGCGGCCGTCCTGTCCCCGCGCCTCTGCGACAGCGACCCGGCCACGCCCGGCGCACAGTCCCTCAAG gatgacacagaagaaaattccAATGATGGCAGCCAGCCATCCAAAAGACGACGTATGGGCTCAGGAGACAGTTCTCGGAGCTGTGAAACTTCTAGTCAAGATCTTGG ATACAGCtattttcctgctgaaaactTGATAGAGTACAAGTGGCCACCGGATGAAACAGGGGAATACTATATGCTTCAGGAGCAAGTCAGTGAATATTTGGGTGtaacttcatttaaaagaaaatatccag AAAGACGAGATCTATCTCACAAGGAGAAACTCTACCTCAGAGAACTAAATGTTATCACAGAGACTCAGTGCACGTTAG GTCTAACGGCTTTGCGTAGTGATGAAGTAATTGATCTTATGATTAAAGAATACCCTGCCAAACATGCTGAGTATTCTGTTATACTGCAAGAGAAAGAACGTCAGCGAATAACAGATCATTATAAAGAGTACTCT caaatgcAGCAACAGAACACACAGAAAGTAGAAGCCAGTAAAGTTccagaatatataaaaaaagctGCCAAGAAGGCTGCAGAATTCAACAGTAATTTAAACCGAGAGCgaatggaagaaagaagagccTATTTTGATTTACAAACACAT ATTATCCAGGTGCCTCAAGGAAAATACAAAGTGTTACCTACAGAGAGAACAAAGGTTAGTCCTTATCCAGTGGCTCTCATACCCGGCCAGTTCCAGGAGTACtacaaaag ATATTCTCCGGATGAACTTCGTTACTTGCCATTAAACACAGCTCTTTACGAACCCCCTTTGGATCCAGAACTGCCTGCATTAGACAGTGATGGGGATTCAGATGATGCAGAGGAAGGGCGAGGTGATGAGAAACGGAAAACCAAAGGCAACTCG GACAATTCGTCTGGCAATGTATCTGAAGGTGATTGCGCCACAGACAACCAGGAGGATTCTTTTCagggaagacaaaaaacaaGAGACAAAAGTTCTACTCCAAGAAAAGATGGTTCCAAACGTTCTGTATTATCCAAATCAGTTCCTGGGTACaag CCAAAGGTCATTCCAAATGCTATATGTGGAATTTGTCTGAAGGGTAAGGAGTccaacaagaaaggaaaagctgaagctCTTATACATTGCTCCCAGTGTGACAACAGTG GCCACCCTTCTTGCCTTGATATGACCCCGGAGCTTGTTGCTATGATTAAGACTTATCCTTGGCAATGTATGGAGTGTAAAACATGCATTATATGTGGGCAgcctcaccatgaagaagaaatgatgtTCTGTGATGTATGTGACCGTGGTTATCACACTTTTTGTGTGGGGCTTGACGCTATCCCCTCAG gTCGCTGGATTTGTGATTGTTGTCAGAAAGACTCTCCCGTAcccagaagaggaggaagaagggggaaaaacagcaaGGAGGGCTAA
- the PHF10 gene encoding PHD finger protein 10 isoform X2, whose protein sequence is MAAVLSPRLCDSDPATPGAQSLKDDTEENSNDGSQPSKRRRMGSGDSSRSCETSSQDLGYSYFPAENLIEYKWPPDETGEYYMLQEQVSEYLGVTSFKRKYPERRDLSHKEKLYLRELNVITETQCTLGLTALRSDEVIDLMIKEYPAKHAEYSVILQEKERQRITDHYKEYSQMQQQNTQKVEASKVPEYIKKAAKKAAEFNSNLNRERMEERRAYFDLQTHIIQVPQGKYKVLPTERTKVSPYPVALIPGQFQEYYKRYSPDELRYLPLNTALYEPPLDPELPALDSDGDSDDAEEGRGDEKRKTKGNSPKVIPNAICGICLKGKESNKKGKAEALIHCSQCDNSGHPSCLDMTPELVAMIKTYPWQCMECKTCIICGQPHHEEEMMFCDVCDRGYHTFCVGLDAIPSGRWICDCCQKDSPVPRRGGRRGKNSKEG, encoded by the exons ATGGCGGCCGTCCTGTCCCCGCGCCTCTGCGACAGCGACCCGGCCACGCCCGGCGCACAGTCCCTCAAG gatgacacagaagaaaattccAATGATGGCAGCCAGCCATCCAAAAGACGACGTATGGGCTCAGGAGACAGTTCTCGGAGCTGTGAAACTTCTAGTCAAGATCTTGG ATACAGCtattttcctgctgaaaactTGATAGAGTACAAGTGGCCACCGGATGAAACAGGGGAATACTATATGCTTCAGGAGCAAGTCAGTGAATATTTGGGTGtaacttcatttaaaagaaaatatccag AAAGACGAGATCTATCTCACAAGGAGAAACTCTACCTCAGAGAACTAAATGTTATCACAGAGACTCAGTGCACGTTAG GTCTAACGGCTTTGCGTAGTGATGAAGTAATTGATCTTATGATTAAAGAATACCCTGCCAAACATGCTGAGTATTCTGTTATACTGCAAGAGAAAGAACGTCAGCGAATAACAGATCATTATAAAGAGTACTCT caaatgcAGCAACAGAACACACAGAAAGTAGAAGCCAGTAAAGTTccagaatatataaaaaaagctGCCAAGAAGGCTGCAGAATTCAACAGTAATTTAAACCGAGAGCgaatggaagaaagaagagccTATTTTGATTTACAAACACAT ATTATCCAGGTGCCTCAAGGAAAATACAAAGTGTTACCTACAGAGAGAACAAAGGTTAGTCCTTATCCAGTGGCTCTCATACCCGGCCAGTTCCAGGAGTACtacaaaag ATATTCTCCGGATGAACTTCGTTACTTGCCATTAAACACAGCTCTTTACGAACCCCCTTTGGATCCAGAACTGCCTGCATTAGACAGTGATGGGGATTCAGATGATGCAGAGGAAGGGCGAGGTGATGAGAAACGGAAAACCAAAGGCAACTCG CCAAAGGTCATTCCAAATGCTATATGTGGAATTTGTCTGAAGGGTAAGGAGTccaacaagaaaggaaaagctgaagctCTTATACATTGCTCCCAGTGTGACAACAGTG GCCACCCTTCTTGCCTTGATATGACCCCGGAGCTTGTTGCTATGATTAAGACTTATCCTTGGCAATGTATGGAGTGTAAAACATGCATTATATGTGGGCAgcctcaccatgaagaagaaatgatgtTCTGTGATGTATGTGACCGTGGTTATCACACTTTTTGTGTGGGGCTTGACGCTATCCCCTCAG gTCGCTGGATTTGTGATTGTTGTCAGAAAGACTCTCCCGTAcccagaagaggaggaagaagggggaaaaacagcaaGGAGGGCTAA
- the C3H6orf120 gene encoding UPF0669 protein C6orf120 homolog, whose translation MAARWRRVLIVFVAAQVLFVVKTFEEDDVPEEWLLLHVVQGQIGAGNYSYLRLNHEGKIVLQMQSLKGDADLYVSDITLHPSFDEYELQSVTCGQDVVHVPAHFRRPVGIGIYGHPSHLESEFEMKVYYDRTVVQYPFGEASYNPEEMEANQKYSHTTEDESQDEESVFWTILIGILKLILEILF comes from the coding sequence ATGGCAGCACGCTGGAGGAGAGTCCTGATAGTATTTGTGGCAGCTCAAGTACTATTTGTGGTAAAGACCTTTGAGGAAGATGATGTACCTGAAGAATGGCTTCTTCTTCACGTTGTTCAAGGTCAGATTGGAGCAGGAAACTACAGCTACTTGAGACTAAATCACGAGGGAAAGATAGTTCTTCAGATGCAGAGTTTAAAAGGCGATGCAGATTTGTATGTATCAGATATAACTCTTCACCCCAGCTTTGACGAGTATGAGTTACAGTCCGTAACTTGTGGCCAAGATGTTGTCCACGTACCAGCACACTTCCGCCGCCCAGTGGGAATAGGGATTTATGGTCACCCCTCTCACCTGGAGAGTGAGTTTGAAATGAAGGTCTACTACGATCGGACAGTTGTACAGTATCCTTTTGGCGAGGCTTCTTATAACCCAGAGGAGATGGAGGCAAACCAGAAATACTCACACACCACGGAAGATGAATCTCAGGATGAAGAGTCTGTTTTCTGGACTATACTTATTGGAATCTTGAAATTAATActtgaaattcttttttaa